Proteins encoded within one genomic window of Tidjanibacter massiliensis:
- a CDS encoding SOS response-associated peptidase, producing MCFFTSQHMQAEDIARKYGRRTDRVDAARLMLADKEHEARLSADTGGRTAIYDYRLNEGMYVSPAYAAPYTVIVNGSDQLQVMRWGLVPHSATLTEKERYEREHMYKNAQAEHLFTSWPWRKLWRQRRCIIPVTGFFEPHYDESGLSRPYYIQRTDGGLFSIAGLYDEWPDPESGNTLLSFVMITISANPMLREIHNGGAHPFRMPLILPDERAEGWLDSSTERQEEVERYLVTPDDKDFEAWPVGKRFNYGDPYDPAKTEREEIRTPRQAFIF from the coding sequence ATGTGTTTTTTCACTTCACAGCATATGCAGGCGGAAGATATCGCCCGCAAATACGGCCGCCGGACCGACCGTGTGGATGCTGCGCGTCTCATGTTGGCCGACAAGGAACATGAAGCGCGTCTGTCTGCGGACACAGGCGGGAGGACGGCCATCTACGATTATCGCCTGAACGAGGGCATGTACGTAAGTCCGGCATACGCCGCACCCTACACGGTGATAGTAAACGGAAGCGACCAGCTTCAGGTCATGCGTTGGGGACTTGTTCCCCATTCCGCCACCCTTACCGAGAAAGAGCGGTATGAAAGGGAGCATATGTACAAGAATGCACAGGCGGAACACCTTTTCACCTCGTGGCCGTGGCGTAAATTGTGGCGGCAGCGGCGCTGCATCATTCCGGTAACGGGATTTTTCGAGCCTCATTACGACGAGAGCGGTCTGAGCCGCCCATACTATATACAACGTACCGACGGCGGTCTCTTCTCCATTGCAGGTCTGTACGACGAATGGCCGGACCCGGAAAGCGGAAATACGCTGCTCTCGTTCGTCATGATAACCATATCCGCCAATCCGATGCTGCGGGAGATTCACAATGGCGGGGCACATCCGTTCCGGATGCCCCTGATACTGCCCGACGAGAGGGCGGAGGGATGGCTCGACAGCAGTACGGAGCGACAGGAAGAGGTGGAGCGCTATCTCGTAACACCCGACGACAAAGACTTTGAGGCATGGCCTGTAGGGAAAAGGTTCAATTACGGCGACCCGTACGACCCGGCGAAAACCGAACGGGAGGAGATACGTACACCCAGACAGGCGTTCATCTTCTGA
- a CDS encoding sugar O-acetyltransferase: MKTEYQKCMAGEPFDGTDAELAAMTLRTKRLLARFNATDYADTGEREAILRELFGSMGDSVHVDIDFHCEYGRNIFIGDRVIINMNCTFVDNNRIDIGNGVLIASNVQIYTATHPTKAVERMVNDWNGNGAFYRTFARPVRIEDNVWIGGGAILLPGVTVGRNSVIGAGSVVTRSIPADCVAVGNPCRVLKHLAEE, encoded by the coding sequence ATGAAGACGGAGTATCAGAAGTGTATGGCCGGCGAACCGTTCGACGGTACGGATGCGGAGTTGGCAGCCATGACATTGCGAACCAAACGCCTGTTGGCGCGGTTCAATGCGACGGATTATGCCGATACGGGCGAACGGGAAGCTATCCTGCGCGAGCTGTTCGGCAGCATGGGCGATTCCGTGCATGTGGATATTGATTTCCATTGCGAGTACGGACGGAACATTTTCATAGGAGACCGGGTCATCATCAATATGAACTGTACGTTCGTGGATAATAACCGGATAGATATAGGGAACGGTGTCCTGATAGCTTCCAATGTACAGATATATACGGCCACCCATCCGACGAAGGCCGTCGAACGGATGGTGAACGACTGGAATGGAAACGGGGCTTTCTATCGGACTTTTGCACGGCCTGTACGGATAGAGGATAACGTATGGATTGGTGGCGGTGCCATCTTGCTGCCGGGCGTGACGGTCGGCAGGAACAGTGTCATCGGTGCCGGGAGTGTCGTAACGCGCTCCATTCCTGCAGACTGCGTAGCGGTCGGAAATCCGTGCAGGGTCCTAAAGCATCTGGCGGAAGAGTGA